A single window of Treponema denticola ATCC 35405 DNA harbors:
- a CDS encoding HPr family phosphocarrier protein, translated as MISKTIKVQNRAGIHARPAALIAQKSNNFSSEIFLCKEDAKINAKSVIGIITMAAAYGTELTLTCDGPDEKEASEAIETIFNNKFEEE; from the coding sequence ATGATTTCAAAAACTATTAAGGTTCAAAATCGGGCAGGAATACATGCCCGGCCGGCAGCTCTTATTGCACAAAAATCGAACAATTTTTCTTCGGAAATTTTTTTATGCAAGGAAGATGCAAAAATCAATGCTAAATCGGTAATAGGGATTATAACTATGGCTGCCGCCTACGGCACAGAGCTCACCCTCACCTGTGATGGGCCTGATGAAAAGGAAGCCAGCGAAGCAATCGAAACTATTTTTAACAATAAATTTGAAGAAGAATAA
- a CDS encoding HPF/RaiA family ribosome-associated protein, with product MNINIQAVKFTMDEDQKKYLDQKFKRIEYADNLITDIQCFIKLDKKFIYDTTINFRWGGTAHVSTENYEFEAGVNKMMDIADQKVKKEKDKVQEKK from the coding sequence ATGAACATTAATATTCAAGCAGTAAAATTTACGATGGACGAGGATCAGAAAAAATATCTGGATCAAAAGTTTAAAAGAATCGAATACGCGGATAATCTTATTACCGATATTCAGTGCTTTATCAAACTGGACAAAAAGTTTATCTACGACACAACAATTAACTTTAGGTGGGGGGGCACGGCCCATGTTTCAACCGAAAACTATGAGTTTGAGGCCGGCGTCAATAAAATGATGGATATAGCCGACCAAAAAGTCAAAAAAGAAAAGGACAAGGTTCAAGAAAAGAAGTAA
- a CDS encoding M23 family metallopeptidase produces the protein MYKKNILRPLFFILFSFFCFAEDIVHIIEKGDTLYSISKKYNTPIDSILKKNNLSDPSKIKIGQKLIIPVESSAKNDKKTNAKTGSEEITHVIQKGDTLYALAKKFGVKFSDILKLNGLNEKTPLKIGQILKIPQGKSQGTAQEQESKAPQDGKQEKTSITKAGSDKETQAVKPSTSTKQADSKLLWPVPASKVAYLSGKITGVVIDSVKGQAVKAVSSGKVVSTGPHRGFGQVVFVQSKTKHIYVYGGMEKIVVKKGDTIAVGQKLGELGVELLTGKARLYFMVYDKNKPIDPAKAPRGL, from the coding sequence ATGTATAAAAAAAACATCTTAAGGCCTTTATTTTTTATTTTGTTCTCATTTTTCTGCTTTGCAGAAGATATCGTGCATATAATCGAAAAAGGAGACACTCTTTATTCCATTAGCAAAAAATATAATACGCCTATAGATTCTATTCTCAAAAAAAATAACTTAAGCGACCCTTCAAAAATAAAGATAGGGCAAAAGCTCATAATTCCGGTAGAAAGTTCTGCAAAAAACGATAAAAAAACTAATGCCAAGACCGGTTCGGAGGAGATCACCCATGTGATACAAAAAGGAGATACTCTTTATGCCTTGGCAAAAAAATTCGGCGTCAAATTTTCCGATATCCTTAAACTAAACGGACTTAACGAAAAAACGCCCTTAAAAATAGGCCAAATTTTAAAAATCCCTCAAGGAAAATCCCAAGGCACGGCCCAAGAGCAGGAGAGCAAAGCACCTCAAGACGGCAAACAAGAAAAAACCTCAATTACAAAGGCAGGCTCCGATAAGGAAACTCAGGCCGTAAAGCCGAGCACTTCTACAAAGCAAGCCGATTCCAAGCTCCTTTGGCCCGTTCCGGCCTCAAAGGTTGCCTATCTTTCAGGAAAAATCACCGGAGTCGTTATAGATTCGGTAAAGGGACAGGCCGTAAAGGCTGTAAGCTCAGGGAAAGTCGTATCCACAGGCCCTCACCGAGGCTTCGGTCAGGTCGTATTTGTTCAATCTAAGACAAAACACATCTATGTTTACGGCGGAATGGAGAAAATCGTCGTAAAAAAGGGAGATACAATCGCCGTAGGCCAAAAGCTGGGAGAGCTGGGAGTAGAATTGCTCACAGGCAAAGCAAGGCTCTACTTTATGGTCTATGATAAAAATAAGCCCATCGACCCTGCAAAGGCCCCGAGAGGCCTCTAG